The Agrococcus sp. SGAir0287 DNA window GACCCGACGGGACGCCTGACGACCGCGGCGGAGGCGTGCGCCGCCGCGCACGGCTGCGGCGTCGACGAGCTCGCCTGGGTCTCGTCGCTGTTCCTCGCGCCGGAGCTGCGCGGGATGGGGCTCGCATCGCGACTCCTCGCCACCGTGGTGGCGGACGTCCAGGGTGCCGGGCGGCATCCGTGCCTCGAGGTCGTCGACCTCAATCCCGCGGCGCTGCGCCGCTATCGAGCGGACGGCTGGCGCGAAGTGCTGCGAGCGCATCCCGCGTGGTTGCGCGCCGCGACGGGCGACGCCACGCTCGGCACGACCACCATGGTTCGCCCGATCGACGCCTGACGGCGCGTCAGCCCGCTGCCGGGGCGGCGAAGCCGAGCCGCTTGCGCAGCATCTCGACGT harbors:
- a CDS encoding GNAT family N-acetyltransferase; amino-acid sequence: MTAALDAAHRTQDATIRRRRDEDVAPLVDVLWAQQPQTRYPVRDSLPFPVEEFLHAHDAAGAWTVELDGRALGHACWVPTVAASDDRGVDPTGRLTTAAEACAAAHGCGVDELAWVSSLFLAPELRGMGLASRLLATVVADVQGAGRHPCLEVVDLNPAALRRYRADGWREVLRAHPAWLRAATGDATLGTTTMVRPIDA